The Saccharomonospora glauca K62 genome has a segment encoding these proteins:
- a CDS encoding nitrate- and nitrite sensing domain-containing protein has protein sequence MPKTETADGDGLGSDQGGTQNQEGQENPARQNTGESAGSEVATSRWRLSNWPLRYKLAVVLIIPLLTALAFGSLRAVSELSDASEYGDTVTQVEVAQQVTTVVHELQRERTLQAIDMSSDWVDTQTVSDQTAKVNAEVARLRELLAESDLGDEGLRRVYERAVQRLDALDPLRAKINSTNIPELTVFSIYNSILDPLVNLGRTVNLSVTDRELLRRGTTAQAVTEAKEHTARENATLQIAAGNHAFVADLLSRSMASQASAEAAIGNFNANATLDEQQNFADTVSGAAVDNRARIIATAYASIDSEGGLNISSRQLYSDGSDTVDMMREVETELLAELRAHAETLASQASRAAWLFFGLMTLTLVATVALTLVVARALTRPLRTLRSSALEVAYVRLPETVRRILADPNPMEASRDAVTPVPVHTREEIGEVARSFDVVHERAIRLAAEQALLRENVNGIFVNLSRRSQRLVERQLGVIDRLEADEQDPDQLASLFELDHLATRLRRNGESLLVLSGAGLTKTMSKPVPAADVIGAAVSEIEQYARVELGTIPEISVQGRAVHDLVHLLAELLDNATYFSEPDTKISVRAVVTRRSSLAIQITDRGVGMSEQQLAEANERLADPPDLDVSVTRRMGLYVVARLAKRHGIEVRLRENEDIDGGVIARVVVPSDLLTEAPSTVTSLPKSSVASRETGAETSLPSRVDASTPTSAVPPLPAPRKPSSDADRPSTPPPPPTPSVQERAASTPEPQEEPSSSVPHGENGLRPLAQPISLDDLVGGTGKAAGPFMSPAPAEPTPEPPTEISQPVPAAESEEPQWPVESPDGDDDGPVTEAYAEASPNEETRYVPREGSESHAPSAGGDGSALEDDVPTRRLPIYQSVLSRWFSEEEPFDDDVDTDGEAWGAEPGSVSDSDSGETAGAAVNGDAEKATQSSSKDLGWHSASDSGWEAAHALLEEKHAEITPAGLPKRVPNAYLVPGSISPSQGNAFADTTAGKPGRSAVARSAEAARNRMKSFQRGYQSGRHALKETSAQSEQFDETGNDTRHNGAKE, from the coding sequence GTGCCCAAGACTGAGACCGCGGATGGGGATGGGCTGGGATCCGACCAGGGCGGCACCCAGAACCAGGAGGGACAGGAGAACCCGGCGCGCCAGAATACGGGCGAATCTGCGGGTTCCGAGGTCGCGACGTCCCGATGGAGACTGAGCAACTGGCCGCTGCGTTACAAGCTCGCCGTCGTACTGATCATTCCGCTGCTGACCGCGTTGGCCTTCGGCAGCCTCCGTGCGGTTTCGGAGCTGAGTGACGCCTCGGAGTACGGCGACACCGTCACGCAGGTGGAAGTGGCACAGCAGGTCACGACCGTTGTTCACGAGCTCCAGCGAGAGCGGACGCTGCAGGCCATCGACATGTCGTCCGACTGGGTCGACACCCAGACCGTCAGCGACCAGACGGCGAAGGTGAACGCCGAGGTGGCGCGCCTGCGGGAACTGCTCGCGGAGAGCGACCTCGGTGACGAGGGACTGCGGCGCGTCTACGAACGTGCCGTTCAACGACTCGACGCTCTCGATCCGCTTCGTGCCAAGATCAACAGCACGAACATCCCGGAGCTGACCGTCTTCAGCATCTACAACTCGATCCTCGACCCGCTCGTCAACCTCGGCCGGACGGTGAACCTGTCCGTGACCGACCGCGAGCTGCTGCGTCGAGGCACCACGGCGCAGGCCGTCACCGAGGCGAAGGAACACACCGCCCGAGAGAACGCGACCCTGCAGATCGCCGCGGGTAACCACGCCTTCGTCGCCGACCTGCTTTCGCGCTCGATGGCGTCCCAGGCGAGCGCCGAGGCCGCGATCGGCAACTTCAACGCCAACGCCACCCTCGACGAGCAACAGAACTTCGCCGACACCGTGTCGGGTGCCGCGGTCGACAACCGCGCGCGGATCATCGCCACCGCCTACGCCTCCATCGACTCGGAGGGCGGCCTGAACATCAGTTCGCGGCAGCTCTATAGCGACGGCAGCGACACGGTGGACATGATGCGCGAGGTCGAGACCGAGCTCCTCGCCGAGTTGCGCGCACACGCCGAGACCCTGGCGAGCCAGGCCAGCCGGGCCGCGTGGCTCTTCTTCGGTCTCATGACTCTCACCCTGGTCGCCACCGTGGCGCTGACGCTGGTGGTCGCCAGGGCGTTGACCCGCCCGCTGCGCACGCTGCGGTCGAGCGCGTTGGAAGTCGCCTACGTCCGACTGCCGGAGACGGTGCGGCGCATTCTCGCCGACCCCAACCCCATGGAGGCGTCCCGTGACGCCGTCACGCCCGTCCCCGTGCACACGCGTGAGGAGATCGGCGAAGTCGCCCGGTCGTTCGACGTCGTCCACGAGCGAGCCATCCGGCTGGCGGCCGAACAGGCGCTGTTGCGCGAGAACGTCAACGGCATCTTCGTGAACCTCTCGCGTCGCAGCCAGCGGCTCGTGGAACGCCAGCTCGGGGTCATCGACCGGCTGGAGGCCGACGAGCAGGACCCGGACCAGCTCGCGAGCCTGTTCGAGCTCGACCACCTCGCGACCCGGTTGCGCCGTAACGGCGAGAGCCTGCTGGTGCTCTCGGGCGCGGGACTCACCAAGACGATGTCCAAGCCGGTGCCGGCCGCCGACGTCATCGGCGCCGCCGTCTCGGAGATCGAGCAGTACGCCCGTGTGGAACTCGGCACCATTCCCGAGATCTCCGTGCAGGGCCGGGCGGTGCACGACCTCGTGCACCTGCTCGCGGAGCTGCTGGACAACGCGACCTATTTCTCCGAACCGGACACGAAGATCAGTGTTCGGGCCGTGGTCACCCGACGTTCGTCGCTCGCCATCCAGATCACCGACCGTGGTGTCGGTATGTCCGAACAGCAGCTCGCCGAGGCCAACGAGCGCCTCGCCGACCCGCCGGACCTGGACGTGTCGGTGACCCGGCGCATGGGTCTGTACGTGGTGGCGCGACTGGCGAAGCGCCACGGCATCGAGGTCCGGTTGCGCGAGAACGAGGACATCGACGGTGGCGTGATCGCCCGCGTGGTCGTGCCCAGCGACCTGCTCACCGAGGCTCCCTCCACGGTGACGTCCCTGCCCAAGTCTTCCGTCGCTTCGCGGGAGACCGGGGCCGAGACGTCCCTGCCGTCGCGTGTGGACGCTTCGACCCCGACGTCCGCCGTGCCGCCGCTTCCCGCGCCGCGCAAGCCGTCGTCGGATGCCGATCGGCCCTCCACGCCACCGCCCCCGCCGACTCCGTCCGTGCAGGAGCGGGCGGCTTCGACCCCGGAGCCGCAGGAGGAACCCTCGTCGTCGGTCCCGCACGGGGAGAACGGTCTGCGCCCGCTGGCTCAGCCCATCAGCCTCGACGACCTCGTCGGAGGCACCGGCAAGGCGGCGGGACCGTTCATGAGTCCGGCCCCGGCGGAGCCGACACCGGAACCCCCCACCGAGATCTCGCAGCCGGTTCCGGCCGCCGAGTCAGAAGAACCGCAGTGGCCGGTCGAGTCGCCGGACGGTGACGACGACGGCCCTGTCACCGAGGCGTACGCGGAGGCGTCGCCCAACGAGGAAACGCGCTACGTGCCGAGGGAGGGTTCGGAGTCCCACGCTCCGTCGGCCGGAGGCGACGGGAGCGCACTGGAGGACGATGTACCCACCAGGAGACTGCCGATCTACCAGTCAGTGCTGTCGCGGTGGTTCAGCGAGGAGGAACCGTTCGACGACGACGTCGACACCGACGGTGAGGCGTGGGGCGCCGAGCCCGGTTCGGTTTCCGACTCCGACAGCGGCGAGACGGCGGGCGCCGCTGTGAACGGCGACGCCGAGAAGGCGACCCAGAGCAGCTCGAAGGACCTGGGCTGGCACAGCGCTTCCGACAGCGGTTGGGAAGCCGCCCACGCGCTGCTGGAGGAGAAGCACGCGGAGATCACTCCTGCCGGTCTTCCCAAGCGGGTGCCCAACGCATACTTGGTGCCGGGTTCGATTTCCCCGAGCCAGGGGAACGCGTTCGCCGACACCACGGCCGGGAAGCCGGGACGCAGTGCCGTCGCCAGGTCGGCCGAGGCGGCGCGCAACCGCATGAAGAGCTTCCAGCGTGGCTACCAGAGCGGACGCCACGCGCTCAAGGAGACGTCGGCCCAGAGTGAGCAGTTCGACGAGACGGGCAACGACACCCGTCACAACGGGGCGAAGGAGTAG